ATTTTAAGAGACAAGCTTTGTGTATAAAGAAGTGCACATAAGTTTTGAAAAATCAAAGATTTTTCATTTCCACCCTAACACTCTCAAACCCTAACACTCTCAAACCCTAACACTCTCAAACCCTAACACTCTCAAACCCTCAAACTCCCCCTAAATCCTCTCGCCGCATAATAAGAATCTGCACCGTTATGATAATAGAATACCGTATTGTAGCGTCTGTCGCAGAAAACAGCGCCTCCAAGTTCTCTGATTGAAGCAGGTGTTTGTATCCAGCTGGATGTTTTCTGATCAAACTTTCCTAACTCCTGAAGGTGGCGGTATTGTTCTTCGGTTAAAATGTCAATACCCATTTCTGATGCTTTATCAATAACATTGCTTTCCGGTTTGTTAGCTTTTCTTGATTCCCATGCGGGATAATCGTAGCAAAGACTTCTGCGTTTGGGGCTTTCCGGAGAGCAGTCGAAGAAGAGATATTCATCTGTTTTTTGGTTATAATCCACTACGTCAGGTTCGCCTTCCGTTTCTTCCATTTCGTTTAAAGACCAGAGTTTTTCAGGATTGGCTTCCAGTTTGGATTGGATATTTTCCCATTTCAGTCCTTTGTGGCGGGGCATATTTTTTTCAAAACGGGTTTTCAGTACTTTTAAAAGGGCTTCGCTTTGTTCGGGAGTTAATGATTTCTTTTTCATGTTAAATTTTGTTTGTTCTTTTGAATGAATTGGTTTTTGTTGTTGGCAATCGCAAAGGCGCAATAGGTTTTGAGGCTGATAATATTTTTAAGGCGCAAAGATTTTATCTACGATAAAATTGAATGCTGCATACTTTCATCTCATATTTGCTGAAAATCTTAGATTTTCTTGCGCCTTAAAACAGCATTAGGTTTTAATTCTTAGCGTCTTTGCGATATTCCAACAAAATTAATGTAATTATCTGGATGAAATTTTTAATCGTGTGTATTGCCCCGGACATTACAAAGAAAAATCCAACATAAGCCCATTCTTTTTTTACTGTTTGTTCTTTTGAATGAATTGGTTTTTGTTTTTGGCAATCGCAAAGGCGCAAGAGACTTTTGAGGCTGATAATATTTTTAAGGCGCAATGATTTTATCTCCGATAAAATTGAATGCTACATAGTTTTATCTCATATTTGCTGAAAATCTTAGATTTTCTTGCGCCTTAAAAACAGCATTAGGTTTTAATTCTTAGCGTCTTTGCGATATTCCAACAAAATCAATGTAATTATCTGCATAAAATTTTTAATTGTGTATTAGTTGTCGCTGAGAGAGATTTTTCTGTTGGCAGGTCTGAAATACCA
This Chryseobacterium sp. G0162 DNA region includes the following protein-coding sequences:
- a CDS encoding DUF4256 domain-containing protein yields the protein MKKKSLTPEQSEALLKVLKTRFEKNMPRHKGLKWENIQSKLEANPEKLWSLNEMEETEGEPDVVDYNQKTDEYLFFDCSPESPKRRSLCYDYPAWESRKANKPESNVIDKASEMGIDILTEEQYRHLQELGKFDQKTSSWIQTPASIRELGGAVFCDRRYNTVFYYHNGADSYYAARGFRGSLRV